One part of the Longimicrobium sp. genome encodes these proteins:
- a CDS encoding M23 family metallopeptidase, with protein sequence MLRIVLATVLAAVPLGTAAAQPELAPGRELTESFYGGRTAQIWERMEPAMKNALGSPDALAAFRARVEAGLGTETAVEAESVAPLAAFSVYRRRARFTRSPGLVLVEWTVTPEGRVAGFRIAPGQGAPQPPAPSQHLEHRTRANLRLPFDGEFFVVWGGRTVQENYHAVHPNQRFAYDLLVMRDGATRTGDGSRNEDYHCFGQPILAPADGRVVLAVDGVADNVPGQMNAPKVAGNHVIVDHGTGEYSVLAHLRSGSVAVRPGDRVVSGQRLGECGNSGNSSEPHLHYQLQDGPEMGPSAGLPAQFTQYLADGQPVARGEPVRGQAIRPAPAVRRTRDP encoded by the coding sequence ATGCTACGCATCGTACTCGCAACCGTTCTCGCCGCCGTTCCCCTGGGCACGGCCGCCGCGCAGCCCGAGCTGGCGCCAGGGCGCGAGCTGACGGAATCGTTCTACGGAGGCCGTACCGCGCAGATCTGGGAGCGGATGGAGCCCGCGATGAAAAACGCCCTCGGCAGCCCCGATGCGCTCGCCGCCTTCCGGGCGCGCGTGGAGGCCGGCCTGGGCACCGAGACCGCCGTCGAGGCCGAGTCGGTCGCCCCCCTGGCGGCCTTCAGCGTCTACCGGCGGCGCGCCCGCTTCACGCGCTCTCCCGGCCTGGTCCTGGTGGAATGGACCGTCACCCCCGAGGGGCGCGTGGCGGGCTTTCGCATCGCCCCGGGCCAGGGGGCGCCGCAGCCCCCGGCGCCGAGCCAACACCTGGAGCATCGCACGCGGGCCAACCTGCGGCTGCCCTTCGACGGGGAGTTCTTCGTGGTGTGGGGCGGGCGCACGGTGCAGGAGAACTACCACGCCGTGCACCCCAACCAGCGCTTTGCCTACGACCTGCTGGTGATGCGCGACGGCGCCACCCGCACCGGCGACGGCAGCCGGAACGAGGACTACCACTGCTTCGGGCAGCCGATCCTCGCGCCGGCGGACGGGCGGGTGGTCCTGGCCGTGGACGGCGTCGCGGACAACGTTCCCGGGCAGATGAACGCGCCCAAGGTGGCCGGCAACCACGTGATCGTGGACCACGGGACGGGCGAGTATTCCGTGCTGGCGCACCTGCGCAGCGGCTCGGTGGCGGTGCGCCCGGGTGATCGCGTCGTCAGCGGCCAGCGGCTGGGCGAGTGCGGCAACAGCGGAAACTCGTCCGAGCCGCACCTTCACTACCAGCTGCAGGACGGGCCGGAGATGGGCCCGTCGGCCGGGCTTCCCGCGCAGTTCACCCAGTATCTGGCGGACGGCCAGCCGGTCGCCCGGGGCGAGCCAGTGCGCGGCCAAGCCATCCGCCCTGCGCCCGCCGTCCGTCGGACCAGGGATCCCTAA
- the bioD gene encoding dethiobiotin synthase gives MIRLGITGTETSVGKTYVGTVLLGLMRRRGMRVAGMKPIETGVKADDPASDALRLRDAAGAEDSIDLVRPLLLTEPLAPWVTLSRSGGVLDLNALDVAYRSLCEGRDGIVVEGAGGLLVPLTRDLAWDGLFVGWDLDLVIVAGNRLGALNHTMLTVRAAHDAGLRVRGVVLNNVSPDRPGIAERTNLEALAELLEPIPVLPFPWIRKDRPLDYALDIADENGFATLVADRSRPAV, from the coding sequence ATGATCCGGCTGGGGATAACGGGAACCGAAACCAGCGTCGGGAAGACGTACGTGGGCACGGTCCTGCTGGGGCTGATGCGGCGGCGGGGGATGCGCGTGGCCGGCATGAAGCCCATCGAAACGGGGGTCAAGGCCGACGACCCGGCGAGCGATGCCCTGCGCCTTCGCGACGCGGCGGGCGCGGAAGACTCCATCGACCTGGTGCGCCCGCTGCTGCTGACCGAGCCGCTGGCCCCGTGGGTGACGCTCTCTCGATCGGGCGGCGTGCTGGACCTGAACGCGCTCGACGTGGCGTACCGCTCCCTGTGCGAGGGGCGCGACGGCATCGTGGTGGAGGGCGCAGGGGGGCTGCTGGTGCCGCTGACCCGCGACCTGGCGTGGGACGGGCTGTTCGTGGGGTGGGACCTGGACCTGGTGATCGTGGCCGGCAACCGCCTGGGGGCGCTGAACCACACCATGCTCACCGTGCGCGCCGCCCACGACGCCGGCCTGCGGGTGCGCGGCGTGGTGCTGAACAACGTGAGCCCCGACCGCCCCGGGATCGCCGAGCGCACCAACCTGGAGGCACTGGCCGAGCTGCTGGAGCCCATTCCCGTGCTCCCCTTCCCGTGGATCCGCAAGGACCGGCCGCTGGACTACGCGCTGGACATCGCCGACGAGAACGGCTTCGCGACGCTGGTCGCCGACCGCTCCCGCCCCGCCGTCTAG
- a CDS encoding transcriptional regulator: MNPGEELGSVMQLDRLVHEPARLLILAMLAGAEEVEFRFIEKLSGLSKGNLSSHMSKLEAGGLIEVLKSFRGKRPLTTLRITPAGRTALDRYRRHLAEVVAGIPTQSTEEP, translated from the coding sequence ATGAACCCGGGCGAGGAACTCGGCTCGGTGATGCAGCTGGACCGGCTGGTCCACGAGCCGGCCCGCCTGCTGATCCTGGCCATGCTCGCCGGGGCCGAGGAAGTGGAGTTCCGCTTCATCGAAAAGCTGAGCGGCCTCAGCAAGGGCAACCTTTCCAGCCACATGAGCAAGCTCGAGGCGGGCGGCCTGATCGAGGTTCTCAAGTCGTTTCGCGGAAAGCGGCCGCTGACCACGCTCCGCATCACCCCGGCGGGACGGACGGCGCTGGACCGCTACCGCCGGCACCTGGCGGAGGTCGTCGCCGGCATCCCCACGCAATCCACCGAGGAGCCTTGA
- a CDS encoding HD domain-containing protein, with the protein MSMVEPHKRQMTMEPGEILRRTEAFVRERMSGEGTGHDWWHVHRVRRVALRLAGEEGADAYVVELAALLHDVADHKFHGGDAGAGPRAAREWLSGLGVDAEVTEHVATIIAELSFKGAGVATPMSSPEGRVVQDADRLDAIGAVGVGRAFAYGGSRGRPMHEPEAAPEMHDSFERYKSSTGPTINHFHEKLLLLRDRMNTPSARRMAEGRHRFMEQFLERFHAEWDGLD; encoded by the coding sequence ATGAGCATGGTCGAGCCGCACAAGAGGCAGATGACGATGGAGCCGGGAGAGATCCTCCGACGGACGGAAGCGTTCGTCCGGGAGCGGATGTCGGGCGAGGGAACGGGGCACGACTGGTGGCACGTGCACCGGGTGCGGCGCGTGGCGCTGCGGCTGGCGGGCGAGGAAGGGGCCGATGCCTACGTCGTGGAACTGGCGGCGCTGCTGCACGACGTGGCCGACCACAAGTTCCACGGCGGCGACGCCGGCGCGGGGCCGCGGGCCGCGCGGGAGTGGCTGTCGGGGCTCGGCGTGGACGCGGAGGTGACGGAGCACGTGGCTACCATCATCGCCGAGCTGTCGTTCAAGGGCGCCGGGGTGGCCACGCCCATGAGCTCACCCGAGGGCCGGGTGGTGCAGGACGCGGATCGGCTGGACGCCATCGGCGCCGTGGGCGTGGGGCGCGCCTTTGCGTACGGCGGAAGTCGCGGCCGTCCGATGCACGAGCCCGAGGCGGCGCCGGAGATGCACGACAGCTTCGAGCGCTACAAGTCCAGCACGGGCCCGACCATCAACCACTTCCACGAAAAGCTGCTGCTGCTCCGCGACCGGATGAACACGCCCTCCGCGCGCCGCATGGCCGAGGGGCGGCACCGGTTCATGGAGCAGTTCCTGGAGCGGTTCCACGCGGAGTGGGACGGGCTGGACTGA
- a CDS encoding PhoX family protein has product MTQKLDRREFFRRAAVLGGGAFMAPGLVGLSACSHAINGLTRTPGYGPLVRSAEVPELWIPQGFRARKISTTKAPSLVNPNLTVKYGVDGMSAFPGRNGSVRLVRNHEVSDNVTVARLLGPGERAYDRKAGGGTSTLQLRQARDGEVALEQEFISLSGTHTNCAGGRTPWGTWITCEETTVGLARGFEQPHGYCFEVTASADGEVQPVPLKAMGRFVHEAVAVDPATSIVYLTEDISYDATVPAGRAAGFYRFVPATRGDLRTGRLQMLSIVDRPNYITFRGQQPGVTYRTGWVDISDPDPAAAEANSSAVFQQGWARGGAAFQRLEGCFAADGSIYFNSTSGGDVGAGQVWRYRPGRADAGELTLVFESPSRDVLDSPDNLCVSPRGGLVICEDGQGVQFLRGLTPGGEIFDVVHTDGPSAETAGACFSPNGRTLFFNIQGGTNAAVSANMQGGTYAIWGPWENGAL; this is encoded by the coding sequence ATGACGCAGAAACTCGACCGCCGCGAATTCTTCCGCCGCGCCGCCGTGCTGGGTGGCGGCGCCTTCATGGCCCCCGGCCTGGTGGGGCTTTCCGCCTGCTCGCACGCCATCAACGGCCTTACGCGCACGCCCGGCTACGGGCCGCTGGTCCGCAGCGCGGAGGTCCCGGAGCTGTGGATTCCGCAGGGGTTCCGTGCGCGGAAGATCAGCACCACCAAGGCGCCGTCGCTCGTGAATCCCAACCTGACCGTCAAGTACGGCGTGGACGGGATGTCCGCGTTCCCCGGGCGCAACGGCAGCGTGCGCCTGGTGCGCAACCACGAGGTGTCGGACAACGTGACGGTGGCCAGGCTGCTGGGCCCGGGCGAGCGCGCCTACGACCGCAAGGCGGGAGGCGGCACCAGCACCCTGCAGCTTCGGCAGGCGCGGGACGGGGAGGTGGCGCTGGAGCAGGAGTTCATCAGCCTCAGCGGGACGCACACCAACTGCGCCGGCGGCCGTACGCCCTGGGGCACGTGGATCACCTGCGAGGAAACGACCGTGGGCCTGGCGCGCGGGTTCGAGCAGCCGCACGGCTACTGCTTCGAGGTGACCGCCAGCGCCGATGGCGAGGTGCAGCCGGTGCCGCTGAAGGCCATGGGCCGCTTCGTCCACGAGGCGGTGGCGGTGGATCCTGCGACCTCCATCGTCTACCTGACGGAGGACATCAGCTACGACGCCACCGTGCCGGCGGGGCGCGCCGCGGGCTTCTATCGCTTCGTTCCGGCAACACGGGGCGACCTGCGGACGGGGCGCCTGCAGATGCTTTCCATCGTCGACCGCCCGAACTACATCACCTTCCGGGGCCAGCAGCCAGGCGTGACGTACCGCACGGGCTGGGTAGACATCTCCGACCCGGACCCGGCGGCGGCCGAGGCGAACTCGTCCGCCGTGTTCCAGCAGGGATGGGCGCGGGGCGGTGCGGCGTTCCAGCGGCTGGAGGGGTGCTTCGCGGCCGACGGAAGCATCTACTTCAACTCCACCAGCGGGGGCGACGTGGGCGCCGGCCAAGTGTGGCGCTACCGGCCGGGCCGAGCGGACGCGGGAGAGCTGACGCTGGTGTTCGAGTCGCCGTCCCGCGACGTGCTGGACAGCCCCGACAACCTGTGCGTCAGCCCGCGCGGGGGGCTGGTGATCTGCGAGGACGGACAGGGTGTACAGTTCCTGCGCGGCCTGACCCCCGGCGGCGAGATCTTCGACGTGGTGCACACCGACGGCCCCTCGGCCGAAACTGCGGGCGCGTGCTTCAGCCCGAACGGACGCACGCTGTTCTTCAACATCCAGGGCGGAACCAACGCCGCCGTCTCGGCGAACATGCAGGGCGGCACGTACGCCATCTGGGGGCCGTGGGAGAACGGGGCTCTCTAA
- a CDS encoding SDR family oxidoreductase — protein MAGEMEGRVCVVTGATAGIGQATAAALAGMGATVVLVARSADKARRTREEIVRSAGHARVETVIADLAIQAQVRAAAEEIRARHPAIHVLVNNAAIYTKKRQETPDEVEMQLAVNHLAPFLLTHLLLDALRAGAPARVVTVSSEAHHHASFSWDDIQMRRKYGALRAYSNAKLFNILFTRELARRVPAAEVTANALHPGVVGTALLFGGWAPLRLLKPFIRTAEEGARTAIYLASSPDVAVITGEYFKDEKPKHPSRAAQDDESARRLWQLSAELTGLAPRT, from the coding sequence ATGGCGGGGGAGATGGAGGGGCGCGTGTGCGTGGTCACCGGCGCCACGGCGGGGATCGGCCAGGCGACGGCGGCGGCACTGGCGGGGATGGGCGCCACGGTGGTCCTCGTCGCGCGCAGCGCGGACAAGGCGCGGAGGACGCGCGAGGAGATCGTCCGCTCCGCCGGCCACGCGCGGGTGGAAACGGTGATCGCGGACCTGGCGATCCAGGCCCAGGTGCGCGCCGCCGCGGAGGAGATCCGCGCCCGCCATCCGGCCATCCACGTGCTGGTGAACAACGCCGCCATCTACACGAAGAAGCGCCAGGAGACGCCTGACGAGGTGGAGATGCAGCTGGCCGTCAACCATCTTGCCCCGTTCCTGCTGACCCACCTGCTGCTGGATGCGCTTCGCGCCGGCGCCCCGGCCCGCGTGGTGACGGTGAGTTCCGAAGCGCACCACCACGCGTCGTTTTCGTGGGACGACATCCAGATGCGCCGGAAGTACGGGGCCCTGCGCGCCTATTCCAACGCCAAGCTCTTCAACATCCTGTTCACCCGCGAGCTGGCCCGCCGCGTCCCCGCGGCGGAGGTGACGGCGAACGCCCTGCACCCGGGCGTCGTGGGCACGGCGCTGCTGTTCGGCGGATGGGCGCCGCTACGCCTGCTGAAGCCCTTCATCCGCACGGCCGAGGAGGGCGCGCGCACGGCCATCTACCTCGCCTCCTCCCCGGACGTGGCGGTCATCACCGGCGAGTACTTCAAGGACGAGAAGCCGAAGCACCCGTCCCGCGCCGCCCAGGACGACGAATCCGCGCGCCGCCTCTGGCAACTCAGCGCGGAATTGACGGGTCTCGCCCCGCGCACCTGA